A region from the Hylaeus volcanicus isolate JK05 chromosome 6, UHH_iyHylVolc1.0_haploid, whole genome shotgun sequence genome encodes:
- the LOC128878987 gene encoding transmembrane protein 177, translating to MNIGLRHIVTMGACTFASAVTIFPQTSGLELYRQFKAKYRLDQSEEPVKEKFKIMFEEVMNDLKLNQKQREKLRIFNVYGYDVFHAGTMLGKRGGVVGIPINFEYESVDTINKNDIKLSDKPIPWHQQEAKDFLESLVLSENAKKFALAREILKLRDNSIEMDTLRYLSHFLLLFFIYNTFHKGMKLSERKIARFMIASAACVGGIASFIGLYNSNQNARDIKVDTKLSILGPEYIEGGKEFYEKLLKRNIALRTLLGENGKKLFTTNGNEIYFLWPNRLSIHNRKNFLESGTY from the exons aTGAATATCGGTTTAAGACACATTGTGACAATGGGTGCATGTACTTTTGCGAGTGCTGTAACTATATTTCCACAAACTAGTGGTTTAGAATTATATAGGCAGTTTAAAGCTAAATATCG cCTGGATCAATCAGAAGAACCTgttaaagagaaatttaaaataatgtttgaagAGGTAAtgaatgatttaaaattaaaccagAAGCAAAGAGAAAAGCTacgaattttcaatgtttatggTTACGATGTGTTTCATGCTGGAACAATGTTAGGAAAGCGGGGTGGAGTAGTTGgaattccaataaattttgAGTATGAAAGCGTagatactataaataaaaacgatataaaGTTAAGTGATAAGCCTATCCCTTGGCATCAACAAGAAGCAAAAGATTTCTTAGAATCTCTAGTACTTTCAGAAAATGCTAAGAAATTTGCACTAGCCagagaaattttgaaattaagagATAATTCTATAGAGATGGATACACTACGTTATCTATCACATTttctattgttattttttatctataatACATTTCATAAAGGAATGAAGCTTTCTGAGCGAAAAATAGCCCGTTTCATGATTGCTTCTGCTGCATGTGTTGGAGGAATTGCTAGTTTCATTGgattatataattcaaatcAAAATGCGAGAGATATTAAAgtagatacaaaattatctATATTAGGTCCTGAATACATTGAAGGAGGCAAAGAATTTTatgagaaattattaaagagaaatattgCTTTACGAACTCTTTTAGGAGAAAATGGCAAAAAGTTATTTACAACGAATGGGAATGAAATCTATTTCCTATGGCCAAATCGTTTATCAATTCACAATAGAAAAAACTTTTTAGAAAGTGGAACATATTAA
- the LOC128878983 gene encoding uncharacterized protein LOC128878983, which translates to MDIGTSSFASQNSLNSVAQRKFYQWVLKWRNGINTSTDGNIEESRDVRNSNKPDVPILASFLQAIGFKLLSLEKRNSTQRKDENDASTPDPGVITVSIECGSSNMKAILELGDITCRCPHSDHVKDASFWTISGTGPIGSIDNIVQKVEETGSNLLPRLSKDITRVLHDVTYRLFELIVSELDVNHNTDTNFNSPRSSSTSYELKAMQESARNATGVARSYTEPEMRIYANSSNSNRTSEEKVENGSPESVSRNVSPVNPTPTPGKFSLQRQKTWDIDIETESLEGKPRPSPPKLASSPAIVTELSNSLGQLSLQDEIENPKNAAEYIVGAQQNLAKALKMLLYKVPSISIDVSPNLDNDVASIKSAPANISPAAVINPYKPSRASTIGNVKPSPRLSHVTHQHQLSTKPNFGNAGQSLKARRSIQMEQGNPRPPIRRNSSYVPSSANSNVPSLSRISDVGQKLLGTGRTNVTGRKTVSPELRVGGSQNLDTNNTPSKRTTSMIKPPTKIIKTIPVKAKTVQPSKISTGLVKKPKITLTKD; encoded by the exons ATGGATATCGGTACGTCTTCTTTCGCGAGTCAAAATTCTCTTAATTCCGTCGCCCAGAGAAAATTTTATCAGTGGGTGCTTAAATGGAGAAATGGTATAAACACATCTACCGACGGGAACATCGAGGAATCGCGCGAcgttcgaaattcaaataagcCAGATGTACCGATATTAGCCAGCTTTTTGCAGGCGATCGGATTCAAGCTCCTTTCGTTGGAGAAGCGTAATAGTACTCAAAGAAAAGATGAGAACGACGCCTCCACACCTGATCCAGGTGTAATTACAGTTTCCATCGAATGCGGCTCCTCTAATATGAAAGCAATTTTGGAATTGGGAGATATCACGTGTCGATGTCCTCATTCTGATCATGTCAAGGACGCGTCCTTTTGGACCATCAGTGGTACTGGACCTATTGGTAGTATT GACAATATTGTACAAAAAGTGGAGGAAACAGGTAGCAATTTATTGCCACGTCTATCGAAGGATATCACTCGAGTTTTGCATGATGTAACCTACAGATTATTCGAGTTGATCGTATCCGAACTGGATGTCAACCATAACACGGATACGAATTTCAATTCCCCGCGTTCGAGTAGTACATCTTACGAGTTAAAAGCTATGCAGGAGAGTGCGAGAAACGCAACGGGAGTTGCACGCAGCTACACAGAACCGGAAATGCGTATTTATGCAAACAGCTCGAATTCAAAT CGTACTTCCgaagaaaaagttgaaaacGGTTCTCCTGAATCCGTTAGCCGAAATGTTTCGCCAGTAAATCCAACACCAACGCCAggcaaattttctttacaacgTCAAAAAACATGGGACATCGACATCGAAACCGAAAGTTTAGAAGGAAAGCCACGTCCATCGCCGCCAAAACTTGCGAGTTCTCCCGCCATAGTCACCGAATTATCGAATTCCTTGGGACAACTTTCTTTGCAagacgaaattgaaaatcctAAGAACGCGGCGGAGTATATCGTAGGAGCTCAGCAAAATTTAGCAAAGGCtcttaaaatgttattatacaaagtACCCAGCATTTCGATTGACGTATCGCCTAATCTAG ATAATGATGTCGCATCCATAAAATCGGCACCTGCGAATATATCGCCGGCAGCTGTTATCAATCCTTACAAACCATCTCGAGCAAGCACCATCGGTAACGTTAAACCGTCACCTAGATTGAGCCACGTGACGCATCAACATCAATTATCGACGAAACCCAATTTTGGAAACGCAGGACAATCGTTAAAAGCGCGACGCAGTATTCAAATGGAGCAAGGAAATCCGAGGCCCCCTATACGTCGCAATAGTTCTTACGTACCTTCGTCTGCTAATTCTAATGTTCCATCGCTATCGAGGATTTCGGATGTTGGACAAAAGTTGTTGGGAACTGGAAG aactAACGTGACAGGAAGGAAGACCGTTTCACCTGAACTTCGAGTCGGCGGTTCCCAGAATTTAGATACAAATAATACGCCAAGCAAACGTACAACTTCAATGATTAAGCCACCaaccaaaattataaaaacaataccTGTTAAAGCAAAAACAGTACAACCTTCCAAAATAAGCACGGGATTAGTTAAGAAACCAAAAATTACCCTTACGAAAGactaa
- the LOC128878985 gene encoding pre-mRNA-splicing regulator WTAP isoform X1 — MAEECSDVKSAGPSSPRSPQNNSAGGKPSSPQSPRQPRRLKLSQQQLDSMTKDELAAKWHEQDLYVECLEAQAAAQEGELTSLRESENKYRQQHAEASHREKILVRRLASKEQELQEYINQIAEMKAAHAPSAAALRSALLDPAVNILIQKLRQELVTTKAKLEDTQNELSAWKFTPDSNTGKRLMAKCRLLYQENEELGRMIASGRIAKLEGDLALQRSFSEEMKKSQSELDEFLQDLDEDVEGMQSTIYFLQQELRKARESVTLLQQENAALKASSSENNLTNGLSPHTPPIKKEELDENSVSETKTSKSTEDSDVCKGARTPPLSSGRSPQCEFSSTERTDRVERKPNQADHNDESSSDSAALIIKVENEELSDREEEHEENRNSKRILRSKSHNRSNSKTNGEEVLSRTTRGRDRTKRDKSAPGSDDERTHKKKRRESILSLDYNEADDDALVLTNGETLQSDPE, encoded by the exons ATGGCAGAGGAGTGCAGCGATGTTAAGTCCGCAGGTCCATCCTCACCACGAAGTCCTCAGAACAATAGTGCAGGGGGAAAACCAAGCAGTCCTCAATCCCCCAGGCAACCAAGGCGTTTGAAGCTATCGCAACAGCAATTGGACAGCATGACAAAGGACGAGCTAGCAGCCAAGTGGCATGAACAGGACTTGTATGTGGAGTGTCTAGAGGCCCAGGCGGCAGCCCAGGAAG GTGAACTAACTTCATTGAGAGAATCTGAAAACAAATACAGGCAGCAACATGCAGAAGCATCTCATAGAGAAAAAATTTTAGTCAGGAGACTTGCCTCTAAAGAGCAGGAACTACAGGAGtatatt AATCAAATTGCTGAAATGAAAGCTGCTCATGCTCCGTCCGCTGCCGCATTAAGATCTGCCCTGCTAGATCCagctgttaatattttaatccaGAAATTGCGGCAAGAACTTGTTACAACGAAAGCTAAATTAGAAGACACCCAAAATGAACTCAGTGCGTGGAAATTTACACCGGACAG cAATACGGGAAAAAGATTAATGGCAAAGTGCAGATTATTATATCaagaaaacgaagaattaGGTCGTATGATCGCCAGTGGCCGAATTGCCAAGCTGGAAGGAGATCTTGCACTTCAGAGAAGTTTCagtgaagaaatgaagaaatcacAGTCAG aaTTAGACGAGTTTTTGCAAGATTTGGACGAGGATGTAGAGGGAATGCAgagtacaatttatttcttgcaACAGGAGTTGCGTAAAGCTCGTGAGTCGGTAACGTTGTTGCAGCAAGAAAATGCAGCACTGAAGGCGAGTTCCAGTGAAAATAACCTAACGAATGGTTTGTCTCCACATACACCACCGATTAAGAAAGAGGAATTGGATGAAAATTCAGTTTCGGAAACAAAGACTTCGAAGTCGACGGAGGATAGTGATGTGTGCAAAGGTGCTAGGACTCCACCGTTATCATCGGGACGGTCGCCTCAGTGTGAGTTCTCGAGTACTGAAAGAACAGATCGTGTAGAACGAAAGCCTAATCAAGCAGATCATAACGATGAAAGCTCCAGTGACTCAGCCGCCTTGATTATTAAAGTGGAGAACGAGGAATTGAGTGATAGGGAGGAAGAACATGAAGAAAATCGAAACAGTAAGAGGATATTAAGAAGCAAAAGTCATAATAGAAGTAACAGTAAAACTAATGGGGAGGAGGTGCTATCTAGAACAACAAGGGGTAGGGACAGGACCAAAAGGGACAAAAGTGCTCCAGGTAGTGATGATGAAAGGACACataagaaaaagagaagagagAGCATCCTTTCTCTTGATTATAACGAAGCCGATGATGACGCATTAGTTCTCACTAATGGTGAGACGCTTCAAAGCGATCCagaatga
- the LOC128878985 gene encoding pre-mRNA-splicing regulator female-lethal(2)D isoform X2 produces the protein MSSLWPTKHCARGELTSLRESENKYRQQHAEASHREKILVRRLASKEQELQEYINQIAEMKAAHAPSAAALRSALLDPAVNILIQKLRQELVTTKAKLEDTQNELSAWKFTPDSNTGKRLMAKCRLLYQENEELGRMIASGRIAKLEGDLALQRSFSEEMKKSQSELDEFLQDLDEDVEGMQSTIYFLQQELRKARESVTLLQQENAALKASSSENNLTNGLSPHTPPIKKEELDENSVSETKTSKSTEDSDVCKGARTPPLSSGRSPQCEFSSTERTDRVERKPNQADHNDESSSDSAALIIKVENEELSDREEEHEENRNSKRILRSKSHNRSNSKTNGEEVLSRTTRGRDRTKRDKSAPGSDDERTHKKKRRESILSLDYNEADDDALVLTNGETLQSDPE, from the exons ATGTCATCCCTTTGGCCTACAAAACACTGTGCCAGGG GTGAACTAACTTCATTGAGAGAATCTGAAAACAAATACAGGCAGCAACATGCAGAAGCATCTCATAGAGAAAAAATTTTAGTCAGGAGACTTGCCTCTAAAGAGCAGGAACTACAGGAGtatatt AATCAAATTGCTGAAATGAAAGCTGCTCATGCTCCGTCCGCTGCCGCATTAAGATCTGCCCTGCTAGATCCagctgttaatattttaatccaGAAATTGCGGCAAGAACTTGTTACAACGAAAGCTAAATTAGAAGACACCCAAAATGAACTCAGTGCGTGGAAATTTACACCGGACAG cAATACGGGAAAAAGATTAATGGCAAAGTGCAGATTATTATATCaagaaaacgaagaattaGGTCGTATGATCGCCAGTGGCCGAATTGCCAAGCTGGAAGGAGATCTTGCACTTCAGAGAAGTTTCagtgaagaaatgaagaaatcacAGTCAG aaTTAGACGAGTTTTTGCAAGATTTGGACGAGGATGTAGAGGGAATGCAgagtacaatttatttcttgcaACAGGAGTTGCGTAAAGCTCGTGAGTCGGTAACGTTGTTGCAGCAAGAAAATGCAGCACTGAAGGCGAGTTCCAGTGAAAATAACCTAACGAATGGTTTGTCTCCACATACACCACCGATTAAGAAAGAGGAATTGGATGAAAATTCAGTTTCGGAAACAAAGACTTCGAAGTCGACGGAGGATAGTGATGTGTGCAAAGGTGCTAGGACTCCACCGTTATCATCGGGACGGTCGCCTCAGTGTGAGTTCTCGAGTACTGAAAGAACAGATCGTGTAGAACGAAAGCCTAATCAAGCAGATCATAACGATGAAAGCTCCAGTGACTCAGCCGCCTTGATTATTAAAGTGGAGAACGAGGAATTGAGTGATAGGGAGGAAGAACATGAAGAAAATCGAAACAGTAAGAGGATATTAAGAAGCAAAAGTCATAATAGAAGTAACAGTAAAACTAATGGGGAGGAGGTGCTATCTAGAACAACAAGGGGTAGGGACAGGACCAAAAGGGACAAAAGTGCTCCAGGTAGTGATGATGAAAGGACACataagaaaaagagaagagagAGCATCCTTTCTCTTGATTATAACGAAGCCGATGATGACGCATTAGTTCTCACTAATGGTGAGACGCTTCAAAGCGATCCagaatga
- the LOC128878985 gene encoding pre-mRNA-splicing regulator female-lethal(2)D isoform X3 has product MQRLQTQSELTSLRESENKYRQQHAEASHREKILVRRLASKEQELQEYINQIAEMKAAHAPSAAALRSALLDPAVNILIQKLRQELVTTKAKLEDTQNELSAWKFTPDSNTGKRLMAKCRLLYQENEELGRMIASGRIAKLEGDLALQRSFSEEMKKSQSELDEFLQDLDEDVEGMQSTIYFLQQELRKARESVTLLQQENAALKASSSENNLTNGLSPHTPPIKKEELDENSVSETKTSKSTEDSDVCKGARTPPLSSGRSPQCEFSSTERTDRVERKPNQADHNDESSSDSAALIIKVENEELSDREEEHEENRNSKRILRSKSHNRSNSKTNGEEVLSRTTRGRDRTKRDKSAPGSDDERTHKKKRRESILSLDYNEADDDALVLTNGETLQSDPE; this is encoded by the exons ATGCAACGACTCCAAACTCAAA GTGAACTAACTTCATTGAGAGAATCTGAAAACAAATACAGGCAGCAACATGCAGAAGCATCTCATAGAGAAAAAATTTTAGTCAGGAGACTTGCCTCTAAAGAGCAGGAACTACAGGAGtatatt AATCAAATTGCTGAAATGAAAGCTGCTCATGCTCCGTCCGCTGCCGCATTAAGATCTGCCCTGCTAGATCCagctgttaatattttaatccaGAAATTGCGGCAAGAACTTGTTACAACGAAAGCTAAATTAGAAGACACCCAAAATGAACTCAGTGCGTGGAAATTTACACCGGACAG cAATACGGGAAAAAGATTAATGGCAAAGTGCAGATTATTATATCaagaaaacgaagaattaGGTCGTATGATCGCCAGTGGCCGAATTGCCAAGCTGGAAGGAGATCTTGCACTTCAGAGAAGTTTCagtgaagaaatgaagaaatcacAGTCAG aaTTAGACGAGTTTTTGCAAGATTTGGACGAGGATGTAGAGGGAATGCAgagtacaatttatttcttgcaACAGGAGTTGCGTAAAGCTCGTGAGTCGGTAACGTTGTTGCAGCAAGAAAATGCAGCACTGAAGGCGAGTTCCAGTGAAAATAACCTAACGAATGGTTTGTCTCCACATACACCACCGATTAAGAAAGAGGAATTGGATGAAAATTCAGTTTCGGAAACAAAGACTTCGAAGTCGACGGAGGATAGTGATGTGTGCAAAGGTGCTAGGACTCCACCGTTATCATCGGGACGGTCGCCTCAGTGTGAGTTCTCGAGTACTGAAAGAACAGATCGTGTAGAACGAAAGCCTAATCAAGCAGATCATAACGATGAAAGCTCCAGTGACTCAGCCGCCTTGATTATTAAAGTGGAGAACGAGGAATTGAGTGATAGGGAGGAAGAACATGAAGAAAATCGAAACAGTAAGAGGATATTAAGAAGCAAAAGTCATAATAGAAGTAACAGTAAAACTAATGGGGAGGAGGTGCTATCTAGAACAACAAGGGGTAGGGACAGGACCAAAAGGGACAAAAGTGCTCCAGGTAGTGATGATGAAAGGACACataagaaaaagagaagagagAGCATCCTTTCTCTTGATTATAACGAAGCCGATGATGACGCATTAGTTCTCACTAATGGTGAGACGCTTCAAAGCGATCCagaatga
- the LOC128878989 gene encoding superoxide dismutase [Mn], mitochondrial yields MFAARRTLLSSTIKDAFKRSKHTLPELPYDYKALEPIICAEIMQLHHSKHHATYVNNLNVAEEKLKDAVAKGDVNTQIALGPAIKFNGGGHLNHSIFWCNLSPNGGKPDAALVKQIEKDFGSMEEMKKRLSESTVAVQGSGWGWLGYDKQAKSLRIATCSNQDPLQATTGLVPLLGIDVWEHAYYLQYKNVRPDYVKAIFDIVNWNDVSSRFKSAAGC; encoded by the exons aTGTTCGCGGCGAGACGCACTTTGTTATCCAGTACAAT CAAAGATGCATTTAAAAGGTCGAAGCATACACTTCCCGAGTTACCCTATGATTACAAAGCTCTGGAGCCAATCATATGTGCTGAAATTATGCAGCTCCATCACTCTAAACATCATGCAACATAtgtgaataatttaaacgttGCTGAGGAGAAGCTGAAAGATGCTGTGGCAAAAGGAGATGTCAACACACAAATTGCACTGGGACCTGCAATCAAATTCAATGGTGGTGGTCATTTGAATCATTCGATTTTCTGGTGCAATTTGTCGCCAAATGGTGGTAAACCTgatg ctGCTCTcgttaaacaaattgaaaaggaTTTTGGTAGCAtggaagaaatgaagaaacgcCTATCTGAAAGTACTGTTGCAGTCCAGGGTTCTGGTTGGGGTTGGCTTGGATACGATAAGCAGGCAAAGTCGCTAAGGATAGCGACGTGCAGTAATCAGGATCCATTGCAAGCGACGACTGGTTTAGTACCGCTTTTGGGCATCGATGTTTGGGAACACGCCTATTACTtgcaatacaaaaatgttcgaCCGGACTATGTTAAAGCGATCTTCGACATTGTTAATTGGAACGACGTTAGTTCTCGTTTCAAGAGTGCTGCTGGATGTTAG